Within Streptomyces sp. NBC_00704, the genomic segment GACATGTCCCTGGCAGGCATGGACCCCGGCGTCATGTCCACGTCCTCGAAGGTCGGCGGGATCGTCTTCGGCCTCTACTTCGCCCTGTGCGCGGTGGTGGCGCTGCTGGTGGCCCTGCGCGACCGCGCGCCGGCCGGCTTCGGCCGGGTCCTGCTGATCAGCGCGGCCGTCGTGCACGGTCTGCTGGGCGCCTTCGCGTGGGGGCTGCTGGGCGTGCCGCAGTTCGTGTTCATGGTGGTCGTGCTCGCCCTGATCGTGCTGCTGCTGATGACGTACGACGCCCGGCAGCGGCCGGTCGCGGACACGCCCCCGGGCGGTGGGGGCGACGGCGGCGGTTCGCCCGCGACGCCCCCGCCCGCCACGCCCGAGCCGGTGTCGCCCAAGCAGGTCCCGCACGAGACGGTCCCGCACGAGACGGTCTCGCCCAAGCCGGTCACGCCTCCGACGGTGCCCACAACTCCGTGATGCCCACGCCCAGTTGCGCCAGCAGCCGGCGTACGAGGGGCAGGCTGATGCCGATGACGTTGCCGTGGTCGCCGTCGATGCCGTCGATGAACGGGGCCGAGCGGCCGTCGAGGGTGAACGCCCCGGCGACGTACAGCGGCTCGCCCGAGGCGACGTAGGCGGCGACCTCCGCGTCGGTCGGCTCGCCGAAGCGCACGACGGTGGAGGCGGTCGCGGAGGCGTAGCGCCCGCTGACGGTGTCGTAGACGCAGTGGCCGGTCTGGAGCGTGCCGGCGCGGCCGCGCATCGCCTTCCAGCGGGCGGTGGCCTCGGCCGCGTCCGCGGGCTTGCCGAGCGCCTCGCCGTCGAGGTCGAGCACCGAGTCGCAGCCGATCACCAGGGCGCCGGAGACGTCGGGCCGGGCGGCGACGACGGACGCCTTCGCCTCGGCGAGGGCCAGTGCCAGCTCGGCCGGGGTGGGGGCGGTGACGGCGTCCTCGTCGACCCCGCTCACGATCACCTCGGGAGCGAGACCGGCCTGACGCAGCAGGTTCAGCCGGGCGGGGGACTGGGAGGCGAGGACGAGTCGGCGCATGCGGTCAGCCTAGGGCCTGTCCCGGCGGCGGGGCGCGGCTACCGGATGCCCAGCACGATCATCGCCACCACCATGGCCAGTGCGAGGAAGAGGCCGAGTCTCCGCAGGGTCTCCTGCATCTGGCGGAGTTCGTCGGGGGGCTCGTTCTCGGGGTCGGACCACAGCATTCCACCAGCGTGGAACGGGCGGGCCGACGGCGCCTGAGTACCCGTACTCAAGTTGCCGGCCCGCAGTCGTCGCCGGAGGTCCGGTCGCCCGACTGCGGGCCGGCTGCCGTCAGGACGGCCAGTAGGTGCGGGTCCAGGACGCCTGGCCGGGGTGGGGGAGGCGGTGGCCCGCGATCCTCGCCGGGTCGGACCAGGCGTCCCTGGTGGTCCGCGCGCCGGACGGCTCCGCCAGTGCCGCCGCGGCGCGGGCCCGGACCACCGCCAGGGCGGCGGCGAGCTCCTCGGGGGTCGGGTTGCCCCGTACGACCTTGATCGTCACAGCGGCTCCTTAGAGGGGGATGTTGCCGTGCTTCTTCGGAGGCAGGGATTCCCGCTTGGTGCGCAGTTGACGCAGACCGCGCACGATGTGCCGGCGGGTGTCCGACGGCATGATCACCGAGTCGACGTAGCCGCGCTCGGCCGCCACGTACGGGTTGAGGAGGGTGTCCTCGTACTCCTGGATCAGCCGGGCGCGCACCGCCTCCAGGTCCTCGCCGGCCGCGACCGCCTCCGCGATGGTGCGCCGGTGCAGGATGTTGACCGCGCCCTGCGCGCCCATGACGGCGATCTGGGCGGTCGGCCAGGCCAGGTTGAGGTCGGCGCCCAGGTGCTTGGAGCCCATGACGTCGTACGCGCCGCCGAACGCCTTGCGGGTGATGACGGTGATCAGCGGGACGGTGGCCTCGGCGTAGGCGTAGATCAGCTTGGCGCCGCGGCGGATGATGCCGTCGTGCTCCTGGTCCACGCCGGGCAGGAAGCCGGGCACGTCCACGAACGTGATGACCGGGATGTTGAAGGCGTCGCAGGTGCGCACGAAGCGGGCCGCCTTCTCGGAGGCCGTGATGTCCAGACAGCCCGCGAACTGCATCGGCTGGTTGGCGACGATGCCCACCGGGTGGCCCTCGACCCGGCCGTAGCCGGTGAGGATGTTCGGCGCGAACAGGGCCTGCGTCTCGAAGAACTCGGCGTCGTCCAGGACGTGTTCGATCACCGTGTGCATGTCGTACGGCTGGTTGGCGCTGTCCGGGACGACGGAGTCCAGCTCCAGGTCCTCCTCGGTGACGGACAGGTCCGCCTCCTCGGGGAACACCGGCGCCTCGGAGAGGTTGTTGGACGGCAGGTACGACAGCAGCTGCTTGACGTACTCGACGGCGTCCTTCTCGTCGCCGGCCATGTGATGCGCCACGCCCGACACGGAGTTGTGGGTGCGCGCGCCGCCCAGCTCCTCGAAGCCGACGTCCTCGCCGGTGACCGTCTTGATGACGTCCGGGCCGGTGATGAACATGTGCGAGGTCTGGTCGACCATCACCGTGAAGTCGGTGATCGCGGGGGAGTACACCGCGCCGCCCGCGCACGGGCCCACGACCAGGCTGATCTGCGGGATCACCCCGGAGGCGTGGGTGTTGCGGCGGAAGATCTCGCCGTAGGCGCCCAGCGAGGCCACACCCTCCTGGATGCGGGCGCCGCCGGAGTCGTTGATGCCGATGACCGGGCAGCCGGTCTTCAGGGCGAAGTCCATCACCTTGACGATCTTCTGCCCGTAGACCTCGCCCAGCGCCCCGCCGAAGACGGTGAAGTCCTGGGAGAACACGGCGACCGGACGTCCGTCCACCGTGCCGTAGCCGGTGACGACGCCGTCCCCGTACGGGCGGTTGTGCTCCAGGCCGAAGTTGGTGGAACGGTGCCGGGCGAACTCGTCCAACTCGACGAAGGAGTCCTCGTCGAGAAGGAGGTCGATGCGCTCACGGGCCGTCAACTTGCCCTTGGCGTGCTGCTTCTCGACGGCGCGTTCCGAACCGGCGTGCGTCGCTTCCTGGATACGGCGCTGGAGATCCGCGAGCTTGCCCGCGGTGGTGTGGACGTCGATCCCTTGGGTCTGTTGGATCTCGTGGCGCTCTTCCGGCTCGGACATCGGGATCGCGGCTCCCTGCCTGCTCAAAAGGGGGGACGGTTACTCATCCGTAGCGTAGTGCTGGCCCTACGGATCGGCAGTGCGGCATTCGACACACCTAGGGTGGCTTGCATGACACCGCGAGATGCAGCAGACGCAGGCGGCGGCCGGTGGTCCGATCTGGACCGTCCGCCCCTCGACGCGACGGCCCTGCGCCGGGGGCTGGTCCGGGAGGGCGGCCTGTGGACGGGCGTGGACGTGGTGCAGCGCACCGGTTCCACCAACTCCGACCTGGTCGCCGCGGCGGCCGCGGGCGAGGCGGGCGAGGGCGCCGTGCTGGTCGCCGAGGAGCAGACGACCGGCCGGGGCCGCCTGGACCGCCGGTGGACCGCGCCCCCGCGCTCGGGCCTGTTCTTCTCCGTGGTGCTCACACCGAGCGAGGTGCCGGTGGCCCGCTGGGGCTGGCTGCCGCTGCTCACCGGCGTCGCGGTGGCCACCGGCCTGTCCAGGGCGGCCGGCGTGGACACGGCACTCAAGTGGCCCAACGACCTCCTGGTGACCGTCGGGGGAGAGGAACGCAAGGCCGGCGGCATCCTCGCGGAGCGGGCCGGCGAGCGCGCGGTGGTGGTGGGCGTCGGCGCCAACGTCACCCTGCGCGCCGCGGAACTCCCGGTGCCGCAGGCGGGCTCGCTGGCGCTGGCCGGGGCGGTGAGCACCGACCGGGACACGCTCCTGCGGAGCGTCCTGCGGTCGCTGGAGGAGTGGTACGGGCGCTGGCGGCGGGCCGGCGGCGATCCCGCGCAGTGCGGTCTCCAGGAGACGTACGCGGCCGGGTGCGCCACCCTGGGACGAGCGGTACGGGCCGAGTTGCCGGGGGACCGGTCGATCGTCGGCGAGGCGGTCGCGGTCGACGGCGACGGACGTCTGGTGATCGCCACCGAAGAAGGGGTACAGGAGCCCGTGGGAGCGGGCGACATCGTCCATCTGAGGCCGGCGAGGCCGGCGTGAGGCCGGCATGAGAGCGTCGTGAGACCGGCGGCCGTCGTGGCCGTCACGGTCTCGCGGGCCCGACCGCACCGCGTACCCCGTCGCACCGAACGGAGTGAGCTGGCGCACACCTGCCGTAGAGTTGAGGCCGGTCGATACCTGACCGCGGAAGATCGGAAGGGCAGCAGGCGTGACCGTCGACGACACGGGCTCCGGCGCGGGCGAGGACGGCCGGGGCAACCTGCCGGCCGCCGACCCCGGCGAGCCGGGCGACCCCGGTGAGGACCCGCATCCTCTGGCGCTGCGCCTCGAACAGCTCATCCTCGGCGCCGAGCGGCGCTACACGCCCTTCCAGGCCGCCCGCAGCGCCGGCGTGTCCATGGAACTGGCGTCGCGCTTCTGGCGGGCCATGGGCTTCGCCGACATCGGACAGGCCAGGGCGCTCACCGAGGCCGACGTGCTCGCCCTGCGGCGGCTGGCGGGTCTCGTCGAGGCGGGGCTGCTGAGCGAGGCGATGGCCGTGCAGGTGGCGCGGTCCACCGGGCAGACCACCGCCCGGCTGGCGGAGTGGCAGATCGACTCCTTCCTGGAGGGCCTGACCGAGCCGCCCGAGCCGGGCATGACCCGCACCGAGGTCACCTACCCCATCGTCGAGCTGCTGCTGCCCGAGCTGGAGGAGTTCCTCGTCTACGTGTGGCGGCGGCAACTGGCCGCCTCGGCCGGCCGGGTCGTGCAGGCCGCGGACGACGAGGAGATGGTCGACCGCCGGCTCGCCGTCTGCTTCGCCGACCTGGTCGGCTTCACGCGGCTGACCCGCCGCATGGAGGAGGAGGAGCTCGGCGAGCTGGTGGAGGCCTTCGAGACCACCTCCGCCGACCTGGTGGCCGCCCGCGGCGGCCGGCTGATCAAGACCCTCGGCGACGAGGTGCTGTACGCGGCCGACGACGCGGGCATCGCCGCCGAGATCGCGCTGCTGCTCGTCGAGACGATGAGCCACGACGAGACGATGCCCGAGCTGCGCGTCGGCATGGCGTTCGGCACGGTCACCACCCGGATGGGCGATGTCTTCGGCACCACGGTGAACCTGGCGTCCCGGCTGACGTCGATAGCTCCCCGCGACGCCGTCCTGGTCGACAGCGCGTTCGCCGAGGAGCTGATCCGCACCGGCGACGCCCCGGCCTCCGAGGCGGAGGCCGCGGAGGAGGCCGCCGCCGCGGAGAAGGAGGGCGAGGAGCCGCCGAAGTACCGCTTCGCGCTCCAGCCCATGTGGCAGCGCCCGGTGCGCGGCCTGGGCGTCGTCGAGCCCTGGCTGCTCACCCGGCGCGGCGATCCGCGGGACTGACCCCGGACGGACGACCCGCCGCCCCCTGCGCGGGCCTTGCTAGAGCTTCGGCAGGGGGCCGACGAGCGGGTCCACGCACAGGCCGACGACCGGGACGCAGACGCCCGGCCGGCGCGGGGCCCCGGTGTGCGACGGCTGGGGCGCGGGCGGCGTGGTGGCCGGGGCGGGAGCCGGTGTCCGCGAGGGCCGCGGGGCCGTGCTCGCGGTGGGCGCTGGCCGCGGCGCCTCGGGTGACCGCGGTGTGCCGGCGGCGCGCCCCGTGGCCGCCGGGCCGGGTGCGGCCGGGGTGTAGGTGGCGCCCGGAGTGAGGGCGACGGACGTGGGCGAGCCCGGGGCGCCCGGTACGAGGCCGGTGTCGCGGGCCGGGCCGGCGCTCGCGCCGCCCATCGCGCTGGGCGCGCTCGGGGAGGGCGCGACGGTGGCGGCCGTGTCGACCGAGCGGCCGGGACCGACGCCGGCCCCTGCGTCCGACCCGGAGTCCGACCCAGTGTCGGCTCCGGTGCTCGCCACGGGATCGGGCTGCGGATCGGCCTCCGCGGCCCCGATCCCGGCGGGACCTCCCGCGTCGGGCGTCAGCCGCACCAGGCTCAGCACCCCCGCCGCCAGGGCGAGGCCGCCGGCGGCGAACAGCACCTTGTGCGGGCGGGGACGGCGATGCCGGCCACGGGAGCGGGGAACCCACGGCCGCTCGGTCCCGTCCTCCGCCGGGGCCGTCGGCCCGGATGCGGCCAGGTCCAGCGCCGTGAGGCCCTGTGCCATGAGGTCCTGCACCCTGAGGTCCTGTGTCGTCGGGGCCGCCCCGGTCCGCGTGCTCGTCATCGCGTTTCCTCCCGGATGCGCTCGCGCCCCCGCCGCGCCGGGGCGGACGCACGTTATGCGCTCCTGTGAGGGGTGCGGGGCGAGTTGGGCGGGATGTCACTCGAACGAGTGGGCGGGGGCCCCGATCGGGACGGGTCCGCCCTTTCGCCGCCGGGCCCCGGCTGCGATGATCGGACCACAGTTGTTAACCATCGTTAACCCGGAGGGTGTCGTGAGCGGTGTCGTGGGCGTCGGGGACGAGGAGCGGTTCGGGGAGTTCGTGGCGGTGCGCCGGCACGGGGACGGCGGGCATGTCGCGGAGCTGGCACTGGACCGGCCGAAGGCCATGAACGCGGTCTCCACCGACATGGCCCGGTCGATCGCCGGGGCCTGCGCGGCGCTGGGCGGGGACCGGGACGTCCGGGTGGTCGTGCTGACCTCGACGCACGAGCGGGCGTTCTGCGTGGGCGCGGACCTCAAGGAGCGCAACTCCTTCAGCGACGCGGACCTCGTGCGCCAGCGGCCGTACACGCGCGGGGCCTACACCGGCGTCCTGGAGCTGCCGGTCCCCACGGTCGCGGCGGTGCACGGCTTCGCGCTGGGCGGCGGCTTCGAGCTGGCGCTCGCCTGCGACCTGATCGTGGCCGACGGCACCGCCGTGGTGGGGCTGCCCGAGGTGTCGGTGGGCGTGATCCCGGGCGGCGGCGGGACGCAGCTGCTGCCGCGCCGGGTGGGGGCGGCGCGGGCGGCCGAGCTGGTCTTCACCGCCCGCCGGGTGGCGGCGGCCGAGGCCCGTGAGCTGGGCCTGGTGGACGTCCTCGTGGAGGACGGGCGGGACCGGGAGGAGGCGCTCGCGCTGGCCGCGCGGATCGGAGCCAACTCGCCGGTGGGCCTGCGGGCGGCGAAGCGGGCGCTGCGGCTCGGGCAGGGGCTGGACCTGCGCGCCGGGCTGGAGGTCGAGGACGCGGCGTGGCGGTCGGTGGCGTTCTCGGGGGACCGGGCGGAGGGCGTGGCCGCGTTCAACGAGAAGCGGAAGCCGCAGTGGCCGGGCGAGTGAGCCGGCGGGGACGGTCCGCGTCACTCTAAGTGCCCCCTCCGTGTCTCTTTTTCACCCAAATATCCCTAGCCTGGGGTGATGGGCGAGGGCAGGGGTGAGGCGATGGGCGAGGACACGCGCCTCGTGGCCGTGGTGGCGCTCGCGCAGGGCATGGCGGCCGCGCGCACCCCCCGCGAATCGTGGCGGGCGGCGGCGCTCGGCGCGTGCCGCGCGCTGTCCGGGGGCTTCGCCGCCCTGTCGGTGTGGGAGCGCGACCTCGGGCGGCTGCGCGTGCTGGTGAACGTGGGCGCCCGGGCGGCTGGCGAGGACGAGTTCCCCGAGGCCGAGGCCTACCCGGTGCACCGGTTCCCCGAGATCACCGAGTTCCTGCACGAGCGCTGGGCGTCCGGCGGCGAGCCCAACGCCTGGGTGGAGACGGCCGAGGGACCGGCCGCCGGGCGTCCGGGCTACTGCCACCAGAGGGTCGCCGCCCTGCGCCGCCGGGGCCGCGGCTCCTGCGTGGTCGCGCCGATCGTGCTGCACGGACGGGCCTGGGGCGAGCTGTACGTGGCCCGCCCGGTCGGCGCAGTCGTCTTCGGCCGCGCGGACGCCGACTTCGCCACCGTGCTGGCCGCCGTCGTGGCCGCCGGGCTCGCGCAGACCGAGCGGCTGGAGGAGGCCCGCCGGCTCGCCTTCACCGACGCCCTGACCGGTCTGGCCAACCGCAGGGCCGTCGACGTGCGGCTGGAGGAGGCGGTCGAGCGCCACCGCGCGGAGGGGGTCGTGGTCAGCCTCGTCGTGTGCGATCTCAACGGGCTGAAGCGGGTCAACGACACCCTGGGGCACGCCGTCGGCGACCGGCTGCTGGAGCGGTTCGGGTCGGTGCTCTCGCTGTGCGGGGCGATGCTGCCGGGCGGGCTGGCCGCCCGGCTCGGCGGGGACGAGTTCTGCCTGCTGGCCGTGGGCCCGCCCGCCGACGACGTCGTCAAGGTCGCCGGCGAGCTGTGCCGGCGGGCCGGTGAGCTGGAGCTGGGCGAGGGGGTGGCCTGCGGGGTCGCCTCCACCGAGGACCCGATCGGGCCGGTGGGCTCGGCGCGGCGGCTGTTCCGGCTGGCCGACGCCGCGCAGTACCGGGCGAAGGCCGTGCGGGCCGCCCGGCCGGTGGTCGCCGGGCGGGAGGGTCCGGACGATCCCGTGGTGCGGCTGGCCGACGAGCCGCCGCCGGAACGGGAGCGCGGCGCGGAGCGGCGCAGGTTCCGGGGGCGGCCCTGACGGTGTGACGCAGTCGGTAAGGGGCGAACCCGGTCTCCACTGGTGACATCTTCGTCTTCAATCACTACGCTCCTGAATATGGATATGCACACTGTGGTGGTGGGGACGCACGGGGTCACCGCGTCCGACGTGCTCGCCGTGGCGCGCGGCGGCGCCCGCGTCGAGCTCTCCGACGAGGCGGTGGCGGCCCTCGCCGCGGCCCGCGAGATCGTGGACGCGCTGGCGGCCAAGCCCGAGCCCGTCTACGGCGTCTCCACCGGGTTCGGCGCCCTCGCCACCCGGCACATCAGCCCCGAACTGCGCGCCCAGCTCCAGCGCAACATCGTCCGCTCGCACGCGGCCGGCATGGGCCCGCGGGTGGAGCGCGAGGTCGTCCGGGCGCTGATGTTCCTGCGGCTGAAGACCGTCTGCTCCGGGCACACCGGCGTGCGGCCCGAGGTCGCGCGGACGATGGCCGACATCCTGAACGCCGGCATCACCCCGGTCGTCCACGAGTACGGCTCCCTCGGCTGCTCCGGCGACCTGGCCCCCCTCTCCCACTGCGCCCTCACGCTCATGGGCGAGGGCGACGCGGAGGGCCCCGACGGCGTCGTCCGGCCCGCCGGCGACCTGCTCGCCGAGCACGGCATCGCCCCCGTCGAACTGCGCGAGAAGGAGGGCCTGGCCCTCCTCAACGGCACCGACGGCATGCTCGGCATGCTGGTCATGGCCCTCGCCGACCTCGACATGCTCTACAAGTCCGCCGACGTCACGGCCGCCCTGTCGCTGGAGGCCCTGCTCGGCACCGACAAGGTCCTCGCCCCCGAGCTGCACGCCATCCGCCCGCACCCGGGCCAGGGCGCCTCGGCCGCCAACATGCTGGCCGTGCTGGCGGGTTCGGAACTCACCGGCCACCACCAGGACGACGCCCCGCGCGTCCAGGACGCCTACTCGGTGCGCTGCGCCCCGCAGGTCGCCGGCGCCGGCCGCGACACCATGGCCCACGCCCGTCTCGTCGCCGAGCGGGAGCTGGCCTCGGCCGTGGACAACCCGGTGGTGCTGCCCGACGGCCGGGTGGAGTCCAACGGCAACTTCCACGGGGCGCCGGTCGCCTATGTGCTCGACTTCCTCGCCATCGCCGTCGCCGACCTCGCCTCCATCGCCGAGCGGCGCACCGACCGGCTGCTGGACAAGAACCGCAGCCACGGCCTGCCGCCGTTCCTCGCGGACGACGCCGGCGTCGACTCCGGGCTCATGATCGCCCAGTACACGCAGGCCGCGCTGGTCAGCGAGCTGAAGCGGCTGGCCGTCCCGGCGTCCGCCGACTCGATCCCGTCCTCCGCGATGCAGGAGGACCACGTGTCCATGGGCTGGTCCGCGGCCCGCAAGCTGCGCAGCGCCGTCGACAACCTCACCCGCGTGCTCGCCGTCGAGCTGTACGCGGCCACGCGCGGCGTCGAGCTGCGCGAGGGGCTGAACCCGGCGCCGGCCACGCGCGCGGTCATCGACGCCGTGCGCGCGGCGGGCGTCCAGGGCCCCGGCCCGGACCGGTTCCTCGCGCCTGATCTCGCGGCGGCGGACGCGTTCGTGCGCGGCGGAGGCGTCGTCGCCGCCGTGGAGACGGTCACCGGCCCGCTGAGGTAGCGCCGCCACGGCACGGGCCCCGCCCTCGCACCGGAACGGCGCGCGGACGGGGCCTGGAGAGCCGCGGAAGTTACTTGATCTTCGCGAGCTGCGCGGTGACGACGGCGGCCGGCACGGTGGCCGACTTGCCGGTGGACGTCAGCGAGGCGAAGTCGACCGTGTAGAACGAGGCCACGGTGTTGCCCTTGCGCACCACCTGGGTGTGGAAGGTGGCCGAGCCCTCGCCGTCGACGGCGGAGTCGACGCTGAACGCCACGGACTCGTCACCGGCTCCCGGGGCCTTGTCCGGGGCCACCTTGGTGATCTTCTGCTTCTCGCCCTGGGCGGTGACCTCGAAGCCGCCGGAGCAGGCCGCGATGCCGTCGGAGACCGCCTTGAACGCCTTCTGCGCGCCGTCGCCCTCGTACGACGACAGCCCCACGAAGGTCAGGTTGACCTTGAAGGCGTTCTCCAGGTCCGACTCGCTGATGTCGCCGGGGGCCTTGGTGGCGGCGGCCGACGCGTTGTCCTCGGTCAGCGAGTTGCTCGCGCCGGACTCCGTGTCGCCCGGCGCGAGACCGGACATGGCGTAGGCGAGCGGAGCGCACGCCTCCTTGTCGGTCTTCACGGCGCTCTTGGAGGCCGGCAGGGTGTCGTCGCCCGAGCCGACCTTGTAGCCCTTGACCTCGCCCTGGGCGAGCAGCAGCTTCTCCAGCTCCGCCTTGGGCAGCGACTTGGCGTCGGACGCGGCCCCGGAGGCCGAGGCGGTGGCGGAGGCCGTGCTCTTGGCGTCGGCGGAGCCCTCGTCCCCCTCGTCGGAACAGGCGGTCAGGACGGAGAGCGACAGTGCGCTTATGGCGGCGATGGCGCACAGCCGTGCCCCCGATGATCTCTTCATGAGCGAACTATGAAGAAGTCGTCAAAGATCAGTCAAGTCGATTCAAAAACCCAGGCGTTCCCGGCGAATCGAGTAAAAGACGAAGCCCGCGCCCAGGGCGAGCAGCGTGGTCCCGCCCACGACATAGGGGGTCGTGTCGGAGCTTCCGGTGTCGGCGAGCCGGGCGCCGTCGTCGGTCGCGGTGTCCGCCGCGGCGTCGTCCGCGGTCCGCACGGCCGTGAGGGCCGACGCGTGGCCGGCGCTCGCGCGGGTCGTGTGCAGCGCGCCGGCCGTGGTCGTCGACGCGGCCCGTGCCTGGGTCGTGACCTGCGTCGTCGTCTCCGTTCTGACCGGGACGTCCTGGGACGCGTTGGCGGACGGGACGAACCACAGGGCGCCCAGCAGGGTCCCCGCGGCGGTGGCGGTCAGCAACGGACGGCGAGCGGATGACACGGAATATCGATCCCCTTGTGACGCTGGCGAATTGGCCGTGTGGCCCGATGCTAATGAAAGGCGCGGGTCGCGGGAAAGCCGCGGGAGCCCCTAGCCGTACGCTCCGGCCATGAGCACTGAAGAGTCATCACGTTTTGTACGTATTCGAGTGGATATTCTGCTGGAGGTTCACGACGAGGACGCCGTGACGGCGGCGGCGCTGCGACGGCTGGCCGAGGACGACGGGGTCCCGGACGCCGAACGCGCCCACGCCGAGGGCGCTGTGAGGCAGGACACCGCCGAGGCGCTGGCCTACCTCGTCGACCCGTTCGACCTGGTCGGCGAGGTCGACGGAGTGGAGCTCCAGCAGGCCTCCTGGTCCAGCGAGCGGGTCGCGTACGACCCCGATTCGCCGGAGTGGGACCTCGACGGGGATGATGTCGACGAGGATGGGGACCCGGACGACGAGTCCGACGGCGAAGAGGGCGGCACCGGCTGAGCGTTGCGGGGGAAACCCGTGGCCCCGGACGGCAACCGCCGCCCGGGGTTCCGTCGTCTCAGGGGGCGCACGAGCCGTATCCCGCACCATGCGTGCCGCGAACGTGGCATGCCCCACACCTTCGCGGTGAGTGGAACGGGACGAACCGGCCGTAGCGTTGAAGGTCTTGAAACGGGGACTCTCGGGGTTCAGGCAAGTGGCGACGATGGAGAAGCGTGTGATGACGGACAGTAGGCGACGTCGAGGTCTGACGGTCGCGTCCGCCCTGCTCGGCGGTGTTCTGGTGCTCTCTGCGTGTTCCGGCGGCGACAGCGGCGGCTCGGACGGCGGGGGCGGCAACTCGCAGGCCAAGGCCGACGAGGCGGCGGCGCAGAAGTCCTCCGAGGCCCAGATCAAGATCACACCGGCGGACGGCACGGACAACGCCTCCATCAACAACTCGGCGGCCGTCACGGTGAGCAAGGGGACGCTCTCCTCCGTGACGATGACCACCGCCGACGGCAAGGCGGTCGAGGGCGCGCTCTCCGCCGACAAGACCAGCTGGAAGCCGAACCAGCAACTGGAGCGCTCCACCACCTACAAGGTGGCCGCCGAGGCGAAGGACTCCGGCGGTCTGGTGGCCCACGAGAACGCCTCCTTCACCACGGTCTCGCCGAACA encodes:
- a CDS encoding biotin--[acetyl-CoA-carboxylase] ligase, which translates into the protein MTPRDAADAGGGRWSDLDRPPLDATALRRGLVREGGLWTGVDVVQRTGSTNSDLVAAAAAGEAGEGAVLVAEEQTTGRGRLDRRWTAPPRSGLFFSVVLTPSEVPVARWGWLPLLTGVAVATGLSRAAGVDTALKWPNDLLVTVGGEERKAGGILAERAGERAVVVGVGANVTLRAAELPVPQAGSLALAGAVSTDRDTLLRSVLRSLEEWYGRWRRAGGDPAQCGLQETYAAGCATLGRAVRAELPGDRSIVGEAVAVDGDGRLVIATEEGVQEPVGAGDIVHLRPARPA
- the hutH gene encoding histidine ammonia-lyase, which gives rise to MHTVVVGTHGVTASDVLAVARGGARVELSDEAVAALAAAREIVDALAAKPEPVYGVSTGFGALATRHISPELRAQLQRNIVRSHAAGMGPRVEREVVRALMFLRLKTVCSGHTGVRPEVARTMADILNAGITPVVHEYGSLGCSGDLAPLSHCALTLMGEGDAEGPDGVVRPAGDLLAEHGIAPVELREKEGLALLNGTDGMLGMLVMALADLDMLYKSADVTAALSLEALLGTDKVLAPELHAIRPHPGQGASAANMLAVLAGSELTGHHQDDAPRVQDAYSVRCAPQVAGAGRDTMAHARLVAERELASAVDNPVVLPDGRVESNGNFHGAPVAYVLDFLAIAVADLASIAERRTDRLLDKNRSHGLPPFLADDAGVDSGLMIAQYTQAALVSELKRLAVPASADSIPSSAMQEDHVSMGWSAARKLRSAVDNLTRVLAVELYAATRGVELREGLNPAPATRAVIDAVRAAGVQGPGPDRFLAPDLAAADAFVRGGGVVAAVETVTGPLR
- a CDS encoding adenylate/guanylate cyclase domain-containing protein; protein product: MTVDDTGSGAGEDGRGNLPAADPGEPGDPGEDPHPLALRLEQLILGAERRYTPFQAARSAGVSMELASRFWRAMGFADIGQARALTEADVLALRRLAGLVEAGLLSEAMAVQVARSTGQTTARLAEWQIDSFLEGLTEPPEPGMTRTEVTYPIVELLLPELEEFLVYVWRRQLAASAGRVVQAADDEEMVDRRLAVCFADLVGFTRLTRRMEEEELGELVEAFETTSADLVAARGGRLIKTLGDEVLYAADDAGIAAEIALLLVETMSHDETMPELRVGMAFGTVTTRMGDVFGTTVNLASRLTSIAPRDAVLVDSAFAEELIRTGDAPASEAEAAEEAAAAEKEGEEPPKYRFALQPMWQRPVRGLGVVEPWLLTRRGDPRD
- a CDS encoding GGDEF domain-containing protein, with product MGEDTRLVAVVALAQGMAAARTPRESWRAAALGACRALSGGFAALSVWERDLGRLRVLVNVGARAAGEDEFPEAEAYPVHRFPEITEFLHERWASGGEPNAWVETAEGPAAGRPGYCHQRVAALRRRGRGSCVVAPIVLHGRAWGELYVARPVGAVVFGRADADFATVLAAVVAAGLAQTERLEEARRLAFTDALTGLANRRAVDVRLEEAVERHRAEGVVVSLVVCDLNGLKRVNDTLGHAVGDRLLERFGSVLSLCGAMLPGGLAARLGGDEFCLLAVGPPADDVVKVAGELCRRAGELELGEGVACGVASTEDPIGPVGSARRLFRLADAAQYRAKAVRAARPVVAGREGPDDPVVRLADEPPPERERGAERRRFRGRP
- a CDS encoding enoyl-CoA hydratase/isomerase family protein encodes the protein MIGPQLLTIVNPEGVVSGVVGVGDEERFGEFVAVRRHGDGGHVAELALDRPKAMNAVSTDMARSIAGACAALGGDRDVRVVVLTSTHERAFCVGADLKERNSFSDADLVRQRPYTRGAYTGVLELPVPTVAAVHGFALGGGFELALACDLIVADGTAVVGLPEVSVGVIPGGGGTQLLPRRVGAARAAELVFTARRVAAAEARELGLVDVLVEDGRDREEALALAARIGANSPVGLRAAKRALRLGQGLDLRAGLEVEDAAWRSVAFSGDRAEGVAAFNEKRKPQWPGE
- a CDS encoding acyl-CoA carboxylase epsilon subunit; this translates as MTIKVVRGNPTPEELAAALAVVRARAAAALAEPSGARTTRDAWSDPARIAGHRLPHPGQASWTRTYWPS
- a CDS encoding acyl-CoA carboxylase subunit beta, with translation MSEPEERHEIQQTQGIDVHTTAGKLADLQRRIQEATHAGSERAVEKQHAKGKLTARERIDLLLDEDSFVELDEFARHRSTNFGLEHNRPYGDGVVTGYGTVDGRPVAVFSQDFTVFGGALGEVYGQKIVKVMDFALKTGCPVIGINDSGGARIQEGVASLGAYGEIFRRNTHASGVIPQISLVVGPCAGGAVYSPAITDFTVMVDQTSHMFITGPDVIKTVTGEDVGFEELGGARTHNSVSGVAHHMAGDEKDAVEYVKQLLSYLPSNNLSEAPVFPEEADLSVTEEDLELDSVVPDSANQPYDMHTVIEHVLDDAEFFETQALFAPNILTGYGRVEGHPVGIVANQPMQFAGCLDITASEKAARFVRTCDAFNIPVITFVDVPGFLPGVDQEHDGIIRRGAKLIYAYAEATVPLITVITRKAFGGAYDVMGSKHLGADLNLAWPTAQIAVMGAQGAVNILHRRTIAEAVAAGEDLEAVRARLIQEYEDTLLNPYVAAERGYVDSVIMPSDTRRHIVRGLRQLRTKRESLPPKKHGNIPL
- a CDS encoding Maf family protein, which produces MRRLVLASQSPARLNLLRQAGLAPEVIVSGVDEDAVTAPTPAELALALAEAKASVVAARPDVSGALVIGCDSVLDLDGEALGKPADAAEATARWKAMRGRAGTLQTGHCVYDTVSGRYASATASTVVRFGEPTDAEVAAYVASGEPLYVAGAFTLDGRSAPFIDGIDGDHGNVIGISLPLVRRLLAQLGVGITELWAPSEA
- the mmpB gene encoding morphogenic membrane protein MmpB, whose product is MLWSDPENEPPDELRQMQETLRRLGLFLALAMVVAMIVLGIR